The region aaattttttattttcaaaaaattaataatgaaaaatttaatttcaaattatattacaaCAAAATCATaagctattttttattttattccctCTCTTAAAGTGACTAAATTTTAAACccagtttttaattaattattctaaaatatgtttccataattttaattttaatttttttcttcccattttagaaaaacaaaaggaaaatcaaataggcccatttgaaaaaataatgtttcaatcgatctatttatgaaaaatttctttaaaaattgttattttgaaaaagagaatcgagataaaaactaaatcaattatCTTTACTATGAAGTTAACATCAATCAAGTGATACGAAGTTACTTTAGTAAAGAGTCTTACCATATTTAAAGAAGAAACAtagttgaaattatttttacaatataaattaaaagttaacaaATTATTCATTGACTTACCtataaaaaaataggttaaatatatttttgtctcttaacttttagtagaaattaaaattaatctatcTTCGAAATTTTTGTCTAATTTGGTTCCCTAACTTTAGAATATcataaacttagtttttttaattaaattttgttaaacttatttgacatttcaaatacgTTGTATGATAGTTTCTTAACTTATTGTATTTTTTGATGtaggttttttttatgttatatatatatatatatatatatatatatatatatatatatatatatatatatatatatatatatatataaagtgaaaCGAGTGATCTAAAGtttggtattttaaaaaaaatcattaaagatgCATATAAATTTGTCAAAGCTTACATTAATCTATCATCTTTATATACAATTAGTATAGTTAATTACTTTAGATGTTTATGAGAAGGGGAAATATTAATATACTTACATTACGTGgtgattaaaataaatgtatgttTTTAAGATATTATTGCATGACAacttaaaaagattaattattatGTATCTCTCAATGATTACAGTTCATACAGGATCAATAAAACGACAATCCCAGAAGAAATATTCTATAGAACATGAAAATAAATGAGTTGACCATCATTAAAAGTCAACCACATTGttcttacacttttttttttcaacatatgaaattgaaaaggaaaagaaattaatGATGGAAATCTAATCAGATGACACATGATGATGATTGACTTTTATGAACAGCATTGCTCTTTTTAAAATGTATGACATTTCATTCTCGGACTTTTCTGTTTCCCCTTAACACCATTATACTATGTGTGCAGAGTCTAATCAGATAACACCtgaacaaagtttttttttttttttctgacaaataaatttaagaagaGTGAAAACTTTAAATACCTTAATAGAGTTTCAGTTTGagtttctttcacttttttttttataatttgtatgatataattttgtttaggtttaattagtcagattaTACTCATTTTTGTTCAGATGTGTCAGTTTGTTATCCGTTTTTAAGAATGTGTCAATCTACTATcgacttttaaaaaaatgtcttaatCAAATCCCTTTCAcacaatacttaattttgtaagtcattttaaatatcaatattgttaaccgtgttaataattttttgctgaaaaagatataattgagacatcttttcaaaatttaagatttaattgACACCTTTTCAAAACGGATACCAAACTAACATATCTAAATGAAAGTAGTTACTATAtgactaattaaacattttgtttactttttttaatagtattttttcaACCTCTAAGGTTTATATCGATTATTCTTTTGTGATAAGAAAACGCACTTTCCATAATCTCACATAAGTTGGCATTTTCCTCAAAATAAgaaatcttttcttttttcccttAAAGTGTGAACATGTTAATGGTTACttttctcaaaaaaataaatatgcacaacaaatttaaaagttaatgaaaTTGTGAAGTTCCATAcccagttatatatatatatatatatatatatatatatatatatatatatatatatatatatatatatatatatatatatatatatattttaaatagagttttctttttaaaatttaatgacttCATTTGAAACAACTTTGTTGATTGAGAgcattcttttaatatataatatcttacAACAGTTCTTTATATatctgaaaaaatattatatattttaatacaaattttacgaacatgtgattttttaaaattaatttttttctttaatttttagaaattatatttataagagACAAATATTAACTATTATTGTTGATAACTAAGAATCTCTTATGAGAAAACCTTGACCAAAAGGCTTTGAATACTTTTGTTGAAATACAACTGATAAAGATCAAATACCTTTTttgattagtttttttaattagcCCATCCGttccaatttttaaaacaataaacctgaattattattatgtgcacgaaaattaaaaaatgttagaaaagaaaaagtccTAATTACGATCttaactaaataaattttaataaaaagtaatccTAATTAACAAgttgatatgaaaaaaaaattcatttggaataatttgcaaaaaagaaaaatgattggacttgaattgattaaaattttgaaaataaattttattaattatttgtggTTGATGTACATAATGCTTAATCCAAGTCATTTAAGCACTATTATAAGAAAGATTAGAGAAGGTGCCATTTGGAATTAGGAACTCTTTGGTGGTGTACATGAATTGTATCTTTCAGCTGAGACACTCAAAGATAAGTTCATTTAATTGGAATCTTTTCCATCATGATAATAAATATGCACTATACTCAATTAGTTTATCTTAACTTTAATCTTAATTAATCAACTAATATTCTCATAATTGTTGCTTACTCATTCTAAATCCTTAAAGCCTCGTTGACTTTAAGAACATCCTCCAAACAAGGTTTgaagtttgaaattttgtttttgtagtttTATCTCGTAAAATGTCTCCTTCACAACCTTGTTTATGTTATCTTGCagacaaaaaattatgataaaatgagTAGTAGTGCTGTGTTTGATGCTAGAACAAGCActgaaaacattttaaaaacaaatgaatttgACTTGAAAAACCGACCTGCACTTTAATTTGTCACACATTGTTGTTGCTCCAATAACCTTTGTCACCAACCAATTCGTTAACAGTagttaaaatcaaaaacaaGATTATCCGAACACAATTTTGTTAATCATGGaacattaaaaatttgaagaatcaaAGTGaagtgatgaaaataaaaacaagtcaATTTATCGTAAAAGTATATACCTGTCCTTTATCATAAGCTCCTTAGAAAAGGAATTTTGAGGAATCATGGGAGAATAAGCTATCCAATGTTTCCATCATCTTCATCCCCATTTTGAGAAAGTAAAAGGAAGTGTAAGAAAAAGGATGAAAATTTGATTCCCCAATTCTTAGAGACTCTGACAtaaatttggaattttttttttttgaattttcatgTACTATCTTTTTGCTGTCTTCAAAGTATATGGATTGacattgattttgatattttaaaatagggttaaatatagttttgtccctcaactttcagtgaattttggaattagtccattttgaaactttggaccaatttagtccttcatctttcagaatacgtagatttagtcattttaatcaagttttgttaagtttatttgatgtttcgtacgtattttaggattgtatttaagttgtttatactgtttgacatatttttgttttaatgttaagtcaaatactattttgaaacgcgtttgaaatgttaaataaacttaacaaaatttgattaaaatgactaaatctatgtatttcaaaagatgaaggactaaattggtcaaaaattttaaaatgaaataatttcaaaattcactgaaagttaagggaccaaataCATATCtaaccctttaaaatatattaaatattttgacaaatctaataaattttacatagcttaaaagtcaaaattaaacacagtttaaatttttcttcctccttccgttcattattcaaaatattttttaaaaacaaaactgtGAAGAGATTATCGGACTAACTGATTtccaacaaaaaagagtggcaTCCTCGTTATTATTACTGTGAAATAATAATGAAAGCAACAAAGCTAAGCAAAGAGGGTGTGAAGATTTTGTCCCCCCTCTTCCCCcaaaataaaaatgtcttaCTGCTCACTCTTCATAAGAATCTATTGCCCCATTAAATCAATTTGCAACTTGATATGCAACTTGCACTGCCTTTTGCTTTGAAAATCTGAATGTGCATAAATTCCTCTGCTTATCTGCACAAAAGTACCCTTTTCATTTGTGCTTAACtaatggtttttattttttcttgcaTCTTATTCTATTTAATAGTAAAAGACCACATCATGTCCACCAAAAGTTCTGGTCACTGTCAAGATCATTGCCACAGGCCACATATTCACAAACTAACACAGAGCAtacaattatgtttttttctttctatttttaaatctatttcCGGCAGAGCATCATAAATGGGTCATTTACATAATGTATGAATAGTAAAATTTGACTATTTTCAATCTCAAGTCCTTTCacataatattattagaatcaatttctatcttttttaagtattgtctaatttaaaatataaaatttttgtcatgattttgattttgaaaaacgTTTGGAagagttaaagaaaaaatttatatttaatttcatgagAACTCTAAAACAACGTGAGACTATTAGATATATCGTATCAAACCGTAAGAATTGATTTCTGAACACATTTTTTGCGAATGAATATCTGATCTATTTCTCTTCAGAACTTGAAGTTTCTAATATAAAGAATCTCCCAATCCACCACGGAAATTTCTCTACCAAATTTGGTAAGAACAACATATATTAAAGATGACCTGAATGGTTTAATTTGATGAAAAGTGCAACAAAAGTTTTGTAAGAATAAAAAATCTACATTGAGATAAAAAGTTTAGGTAGAAAAATGCATTTGAGAGGAAAAGGTGGGTATTTTAAAGAAGTTTGCATAGAAGAACATTTTGATAGAAGAAAGGCTTAATGTTAATCGAATGTGAGTAGTTTGATAGAGTAGAAGTATCTGATGCTGAAATTGTTAGAAAAAGCAGAAATTGACAGAAAAGGCAGAAGAAGCATAAAAGGGTGGGCACTTATGGTGCCGGCGTAGGGCAATGGCATCCCAATTTTGTGCCCTAAAAATGTTGTACTATACCCGTGAGTGAGTTTGACTTGAAATTCAAATTCTGAACATTTTTAATACCCCAAAATACACAGTCTTCACTAAGAGTGAGATTACCTTGTACTTGTTAACTTGACGACAAATTTGCACCACTTGAGAGCATTAAAACATAGATTTGCACATATCCATTTAATGTGGTCCTTGAACAAATAGAAACTCCTCATATATATCAATTAGTCAAACTCTGCCCCATCACTGATTGATCTTGTGATCTGAATTGCTAGTGACTCCACGTTTGTTATGATCCCCATCTTATTTTAGGCAAACAATATTTGATAGTTGAGATCTTTCCTAGCACAATGCCAACGATGAAAActgtactttttattttattttattttgtcccaTGTATGTATATagataaaaatgttgaattaacAGAAGGAGAAAGTTTTCATGGTGAGGatcatcaaaatcaaattttgacaGTGAAACCAACTTCAGTCTCTATCTGGGCATTccacaaataaacaaaaaactcATGGGCACTTGGAAACAGCTAAAAGGGAGTTCTTTAAAAATGttgcttgataattaatttctttgacTAAATCTCATGCATATAATATACTGTGTCAAATTAGGTATAGGTTGAAGTGCCATGGCTGTGCGATGATAGGACCAAACATCTTAGTTTAGTAACAAGGAACCAAAGACAGCTAGCTAAACTTTGCTTCAATTTATGTGGGGTGAGAaatctcattattttttattcattcataTGCATTAAAAAGGTACAATTCATTCCCAAAATAACTGGCAGCCTGGCTGCTATGCATAAATAGAACTTCCTAATTCTCAAGTCAATGTCAAATTTCAGTACATAAACAACTTCTTGTACTACAGAATAAATCCTGTTTcactttaaacttttttttctttctgatatGGCTATTATTTCTCTTCTTAGTTTCCATTAATCTCATAATTTGGCAAAAGAAAAACTCCAAATAGAGTAGGCAGATTCTATAAACCCTGTTGTGgcttttataatgatttttcttGAGAGAAAGGACAAAAGTTGAATGTATTGAGGTAGAAAATAGAGGAACAGACAAGAGAGTAAGAAGCATAAATCATGAAATCAGggtctcttctcttctcttctgtGTAAAGCTGAACAAAAAAAGGTACGTTACAGAAATAATGGTTACTCACATTTTCATCACATTCAATGCCCTGCAaaatgtaattgaaatttacTGGAAATAGCACAAGTCCTTAGAGGAGAGGCATATGCATGCACCAGTGAAAATTTCCTGAGAGCAAAACTTAAATGCATGTTTCTGACCTGAATTGGAGTTTCACATCAGTAATCTGTAGtactatttttaaatgtgagtttttttatgtaaattacTGATATGAAActctaatttcaatttaaaaatagcACCAAAAACAAGTGAGTAACCGCATCTAATGTTAtctaaaattcataaaatgaaaatgttatCCTCTGTCTCTACCCTACTGCCCTATACAGTTAAAAGACAAATTTATGAGATATTTTATCCCTCCCCTCTCatcagtttttgtttttctctttaagGTGGTTGATGAATTTAACCAATCACTGTTCATTTTCATCTGAGTCAGCTAATAATGCCAAAGAATCTTCCTTGCTTTCAAATTTGAGTGGCTTCTCCGGATCAACCTCACGGTCGTGATCATCACCAACACCAGAAGCTCCACCCATTCCCGTGAGTTTCTTGGCTCTCTGGGCCTCAAACTCCCAATCAGTTCTGCACAGAATCACCAACATGGTCACTGCACAAGACCCTTGTGCTGCAAGAAGGCCAAGCCAGAGCCCTTGAAAGTCATAGCCAGTGAAGAAAGCTAGCCAAACGGACACAGGCATTCCGACAAGGTAGAAACATCCTAGGTTGATGTTGGCACCAACTTTAGGCCTTGCAGTGCCTCTCAGCACCCCACACCCTGTTGTCTGAGGGCAATTCCCAAGCTCGCAGAGCCCTATTATGGGTAACACCATAGATGTCAGAGTTATAATCTCTTTGTCCTTTGTGAACATGGTAGCCCAAGTGTTCCTGACCATGAAAGCAAAAATCAATGCCAGAACACCTGACACGAAGCTGCATGACAACCCCACAATGGCGGAAAGCCTCGCCTTTGAGGGCTTCTGTGCGCCGAGCTTGTTGCCAACTCTTGTTGACACACTGAAGCTCAATGAAGAAGGGAAAATGTAAAGCAAAGAAGTGGTTTGGATGAGAATTCCCATCGAAGCCACGGTTGCTCTGGGGTTCACCAGCAACCCACATAACAGAATCATGATCTCGTACCACCACCACTCCAAGCACACTGAAACACAGCTTGGAATAGCCAAATTGAGAAGAGACCCCCACTGTGTGAAGCACTCAAAAGAGAAACCACCCCATGTTTTCTTATAAGTGCCGGAGAAGACTACATAGAGAATCAGAGAGGCCACAAGGTTGAAATTTGTCCACACCCCACCAAGAGCGACCCCTTTGATTCCCAGCCCGAGGTGTGAGACGAGGAAGTAGTTGATGGGTATGTGAAGGAGGATTGAGAGGGAGGCACAGAGGGTGAGAGGGAGGGTAATGGATTGACTCCTGAGGTAGATTCTCATAGGATGCAAGAAAGACTGTGCTATGAGGTCAGGAATGGAGTAGACGAGATACGATTGAGCCTGTGTGGCTATGGCCTCGTCCTGGCCAcaaaggagaagaattttcttCATGTGGAGCCAGAGGAGTGATATGGGGAGGGAAGTGAAGAGGAGAAGGAGAATGGTTCTCTGCAAGCAGAGCCCAAGTAGGGTGAACCTCTTGGCACCGAAAGCTTGGCCACAGATTGGTTCCATTCCGACAGCGAGACCGGACAGGATCGAGTAGCCAGTGATGTTGGCGAAGCCAACAGCAAGCGAGCCACCAGCCAGAGCAAGCTCTCCGAGGTGGCCGAGGAAGAGCATGGAGATCATGGAGCGGCAGTAGAGGAGGAGGCCGGTGAGGATCATAGGGATGGCTATTTTGGATATGGAAATCACTTCTTTGACGGTGTCAGGGACATGAGACTTTGTTGTTTGTGTTACAACCTTTATCGGTTGAGGTTGAGGTggtggtgttgttgttgttgtgttgtttTGGAGTTTAGAGATTAAAGGGTTGATGAGCATTGTGGGGTGGTTGTGTTGTGAGTCCTTGATTGAAATTTGGTAatcagaagaagatgaagtggtgCAGCATTTGCAGTTGACGTCAAGAGTTGGATGACACATGGTTTGTGTCCGTGTGGAGGGGAAAAGATGGTTTTTCGAATAGACTTAGaacagagagagagaaagagagaaagagagaaagagagagagagagagagatttgaGAAGGACGGGGTTTGGAAAGGTTTGTGTGTGGGGTTTTATAGAGTTGTTAGAGTCATACGTGTTACTATTTTTCGGTGGGGTTTAAGCCTTTGAATTGTCTCTAGTCCAACAAGATCGATTCACATTCATTTATCACTTTATCTGATTTTAATCTAGTATAGTTTTTTTCATGAGAGTGTGTGAGTGAGAAAACACAAGAAACAAGCAGATATTAGGTAGAGAGAGGCTTGAAACtggtttgaaaaataatattaaaataattaaaaatgagaaatattgtTTAGTATAATATAGTGTTTAGAATGTTGCGAAATGAAAGCATATTTGAGTTCCCTTTTGGATGGGGTAAAGCGTCGAAACATTGTCCGGCCTAAAAAGATATATAGAAATGTGGAAAGACTTGGGAATTTGAAGAGTAAGATTTAGGGGTTAAAAATGTTGTCAGTTTTTGGTGTGTTTGAGGGCTGAGTCCAATAGAAGGGATGAATGGAGTAAAAGACAGAGAGTGTTTTTGTGGATTATTAAGGGCCAAGAATGCATGAAGACAAAGGTTGTCCTTGGACAGAAGATacaaggaagtaaagaaaatccAAAGAGCCCAATGGAGTTCATCAATGTGGGTGATCCTTGATATATAAGGAGTGTTGttgatttattaatatattggtTAATCAATGCCAACCCACACTTGTCTGCTTCATAGCTGGGCACCTTGGGACAAACCCACTTAACCCTTTGTTCTATACTAAGTAGTTTGGGGCATCCTGGGATACCACTGTGTTTTCTTGTTTAGTACTTCCCTTCAGATTAATCCCCAACCCTCTTAAGTCTTGTCTCCAACACTCTCACACCTTTGTCTCCACATTATTCATTTTTCAATCATCCTATCTCCACACCAAAAATTATACTATCATTCTCATTTTTCAACTTTCATCCTTTACTTCTTCACATGATTTAGTATAGATCATTAATTctttcaaaggaaaaaaaaaatagtagtacATTAATTAATGATTCACACTAAACCAcgtcaaaaaataaatgatagaaataaaaaaatgtgagtcATAATATCATTGCCCTCTTCATATTTACATCTTTTCTATCGTAACGGtgtaatatgtatttatacaaatagttataatatatatttttttatatctatgtttattgtataaataattttgtttcacaatttttctttcttgatCGTAAAGAAACGTTTAATTAACAAGGTGTCTGACTCATAAGTGAATTTTGAAGTATTTATACAAATTTCGGTTTTTGAACTATGATTgttactaatttataatttagttctACTTCAAATTATTTAGAAGAGTTGAGTACTAGATAAactaaatgattaaaatttttgagTTGATTCTCTTGATTTATAAGAAGAAGGAGTGATTACACTTTTGGGTGTTACTTATTTGATTTATACTTATTTGGAAAAAGGAATAATGTGGTAGAAAATTGTTctaatattataactttttgcTTGCAACATCATTGTCGGTTAGGTTTAGGAATTCAACCCCATTTGTAGTGTAAGTGATGAGGTAAATGGAGCAAGGCATGGCTCTACCTTCAATAGCCAAAATCTTTAGGTGGAGCCAAAATGTTACTTCACCTATCTTCCATTATTAGGTATAGATTGTGATAGCACCATAACAAGAGTTAAAAAGAtttgagcctaaccacataagacactgacaccactctcaacccaaaaccttaaggcaatgggtttatgggccttgatccttatatggtgctctactttctcaattctggtcaatgtgggacttagactcacacttggattcctaacataattttatttattcaaatttatgaaattttataacatCACGAGTGAGACTTATTCTAGAAGAAGTGAAACacgtaaaattttaaattttaatacattttaacttattataagaaatatatatttacagaagtgttatattttctattttctacttttcaattcattttgattttaattaagtaaaatgatattaagcaaaacttcaatttttgtaaaaattttaaaaaaaaattgaggaattATGCTTAAGTTTTGTGCTTTTGGCATTtgtcacaatttttatttttaaactaaataaaagtgTCAATACTCTAGAAAGTTCATAATTTAAGGGTTCATTGATTCTACCAATGGAATAAGAGATCATTCCTATTAGGGGCAGATTGATTCCAATTATCATctctaataatatatttttaaaacatgaaataaaaaaaaaaaaaacatgcctcttcttcatttttcatttaGCTAATTATTTCGTCATGTTGTGTTTCTACGAAAAGGTAACCGTGAAAAACCATGGAccaaaagtttttattttatttttttccaaatacCTTACTCAAAAGTTATGACTTGAAAAATTTAGGTTTTTGAAAAATCAACCTTGACAAATTGAGTTTGttgatttttctcaaaaataattGTGAAACAGTCATTTTACTATTTGTAGAATTTGTACAACAATATCAAGTTAACCTTATAAAGTCAAGAAAAGTTTTAATTACATCcccaacaaataaaaaatgcacTTTTTTTAGACAAGTACAACAATGTCTTAATTAACAAACTGATATAAAACACGTTCTAGTCTAAaactctaaaaaaataattattaacttgTTAATGTATATTCTATGGTCATTCGGACCcctattttaaaacacatgaCATAAGAGATATAACAGTTTAGAAAATCagaatatttatttcatatattaattcttATACAATACTAAAGCACGTTGTTTATGAAATttcattgtctaaaaaatatCAGACATTATCATTTTCAGATTAACCATAAGCTAAAACCTTTAAATGGATATATTAATGTAATACCTTTGActgttaaacatttttttttaaatatgttttttattcctTATCTTTTTcggtgaattttgaaattagttcatttcaaaactttggaccaGTTTAATcctttatctttcgaaatacataaatttagtctttttaatcaaattttgttaagtttatttgacattccAAATgcgttttataataatattttacttaatattaaaggaaaaatgtatcaaatagtATAagcaactcaaatacaatcctaaaatgcatccgaaatatcaaataaacctaacaaaatttgattaaaatgactaaatccatgtaattcgaaagatgaaagactaaattaattcaaaattttgaaatggaataattccaaaattcagtaaaagttaagggacaaaaaacatatttaatccaaaaacatatttaactttttttttgtatgaataACGTGAATTAATAAAGGTTAATCAAGTTAAGCTTCAACTTCAATGGTTGAACCAACAAATCCTTAGCCATCAATGCTTGTGAAGATTTCTACatagataattaattataaatgttttcACTCGTTTCATCTACACATAAGTTATACGAAATTTATAACGCATAGACGTTCAACTACACATAAAGAACAAGCTTAACTTCAAATAaagatttgtttctttttatgattattggagttaaattaagttaaagtgTTATATTAGaggtaatattttaatttcttttgtagtaaaaaaaatgtctccTCTAAAAAATCCCATTTATAATATGCAAAATCgaaattcatgtttttttaataagaaagttttgtatttctttttgtgAGTAGAAACAATTAAGAAgtattaataagaaaatatgctTACAAATAGATTAcgatgaaaattgaaaaattccCCTCGTATTTTTGAGATGAgaggtaacattttttttttcctattgtATTCCCTAGACCCAAGacataatagtaaaatatgtttagaacgtaataaaaatttgtcaattttagGAACTTaagtaaaacttaaaaaatgttaatatagtAACCattttaaaaaggtaaaaatgtttataaatagaCACTTTATAAGAAGAGTATTAGCCTAAAAATGTGGAAATGTAAAGACTCTAAGTACAATTATAACTGTATGAGTAACATAAATCATAATTACATTACTCTTTCCGTTCCTCTTTTTAAGTACTATCCTATTTTTCagaagattttttatttaactgtaattataaaaactcaatataatattaattatgttttattgtaatatataaatgtgaaaaaaaaatctataaatatttttattaaaattaagaaacggtgtaatattttttttagatgttGAAAATTTCACTGAATTTACTCCAATATTTATACAGACGCAAAAGTCACGAGGTCAAAGTGTTAAAGATTGTTTCATAACAAAACAGTTTTCCTCCATTTACTTTTAAGTCtagtatttttgaaaaaaaaaaaagtattcatATTTATCtgttctttttaaattttaatattgcatttactcttcatttttaatttttaattagtttgaatatatgtatttactgtgatgtaaaaatgaaaaagataaaataaacaatctgataaatattttattgcagTTAAGAAAATAGATAACTAGCATTGAAAAAAAGCATTCAATGTCATTGCAATATTTAAAACGTTATAAACTTGAATTTAACTTTGGAGTTTATTTGAGAAAATGTTGGCAAAATAGGTAATATTTTGCatcaaagacaaaaataaaaactcaaaattaaaagaaatggagCTTTCAAAGTAGTTAAGTATTAGAAAGAAACAATTGGAGAAAAGGGTGAAAATCAAGAAGTTACTAAGTTACCTTCAACACATGTTTACACGTGTCGCATGATAAAATATTGTAGAATTTGCTTACACGTGTCGTGCGATAAAAACACTCCATAATCCTTATCATGTCTTACACATTAATGACTATTAGTTTGGTAAGTCGAATGTATATGTTTTCATCCACTCAATTTACGAAACATTTTTTCATT is a window of Vigna unguiculata cultivar IT97K-499-35 chromosome 4, ASM411807v1, whole genome shotgun sequence DNA encoding:
- the LOC114181598 gene encoding protein DETOXIFICATION 49-like — translated: MCHPTLDVNCKCCTTSSSSDYQISIKDSQHNHPTMLINPLISKLQNNTTTTTPPPQPQPIKVVTQTTKSHVPDTVKEVISISKIAIPMILTGLLLYCRSMISMLFLGHLGELALAGGSLAVGFANITGYSILSGLAVGMEPICGQAFGAKRFTLLGLCLQRTILLLLFTSLPISLLWLHMKKILLLCGQDEAIATQAQSYLVYSIPDLIAQSFLHPMRIYLRSQSITLPLTLCASLSILLHIPINYFLVSHLGLGIKGVALGGVWTNFNLVASLILYVVFSGTYKKTWGGFSFECFTQWGSLLNLAIPSCVSVCLEWWWYEIMILLCGLLVNPRATVASMGILIQTTSLLYIFPSSLSFSVSTRVGNKLGAQKPSKARLSAIVGLSCSFVSGVLALIFAFMVRNTWATMFTKDKEIITLTSMVLPIIGLCELGNCPQTTGCGVLRGTARPKVGANINLGCFYLVGMPVSVWLAFFTGYDFQGLWLGLLAAQGSCAVTMLVILCRTDWEFEAQRAKKLTGMGGASGVGDDHDREVDPEKPLKFESKEDSLALLADSDENEQ